The genomic segment TTTGTGCCCAGGAGAGCTCACGTCTCCATGAAACATCCAGGGTTGGGTTTGATGCTGCATCCATGTCTGGGACTCATTGCAGACAGCGATTGCTCCCCTTGGTTCCTCAACTGGTTTGTGGGCAGAGGCTTTAGGGAGtttcacattatttttccttcttcccaaaAGAGAAGTGCTTCTTTCTGGGTTGTTTATTGGTTTGCGTGCAAGGAGCTGCCGGTAGGTCGGCCTGTCCCTAGCCCAAGGGCCTGCGAGCTGCAATTGGGACTTTTCCGCAGCTGCCAAGAAATGCCAACAATTTCCAGAATCCTTTAGTTACTCTTCCTTTGCAATGAAGATATTTGGAAGGCAGCGGTTAATCACGGGGCTCAGCAATTTACAGGGCTAATTGCCCCAGAGGCAAATAACCAGGGGATGAGGAAAAGTTCCCATCCTGCAGAAGTGTGCTCCCTCCAGCCAGGACCCCAGCCCCCGGCTTTACCACACCAGGACACACAGCCCCAAGTCACCCTCTGGAGACTTTTGTCTCTGCCCACTGCTAGCAGGGATGGCTTCAGGGTCTGCTGGTGCCTGGTTTAATGGGGGCAGCtggaggggcagcaggaggagccctTGATGGAGCTGGAAGACCCCAAGGGATCCCATAGAGGGATCTGGAGCTGAAGGGCCCCAGGGATCCCATGGAGGGATCTGGTGCCCAGCATCAGGCGATGCTGACATCTCCGCACTGCAGTGCTCCACCAGCCATGGGGGACAGGAGCCCTTGGTGCAACCAGACAGCCCTACGGAGCTCCCCATCTTCCTGTCGGGGACCTTGGGCACCTCTTCCAGCACCCAAAAAATGCTTCTTAGTCTCTGGCAGCATGATTCTGCTTGTATGGATTTTGAAGTTTTAGAAACACTATCCTGGACAAAAACTCTGGGGTGGAAAATATCTCAAAGCCAACAAATGATTGCTTCCCAAAATGtgttgttcaaaaaaaaaaaaaaaaaaaaaaaaaaaaagagcagaatttGAGTACTGcaaaattaaattgaatttcatcttgtctgttttattttgtttgaggTGTGGCATGGCACACAGCCAACAGCCTGACAGCCAACAGCCTGACAGCCCAGTGCTGCAACGCTGCCTGAAAAGTTCCAGTCGCTGCTCTATTTCAACAGGTAATCAACAACATCTGGTTCATCGTGAGAGATCAAAGTGCTTCCCGGGATCAAAGCATCCTGTCTTTGTCATGATATCAAGGTTAGATTTATTGCTCTGCGAAGGCACAACTGTATTTATTTACGTGTGCAGATAAAAGGTTTGGGCAGCTCACAACGCTTCCGAAGCCAGGTGAGCGCCCCAAATAGAGTAATTTCGATGTTGTGCTGTGCCACAATCTCACACATCAGCTGTAGCGCGTAGCACAGGAAGCGTAAACCAACGTCACACGAAGAGAGCACTGAGAGCTGCAGCTTGGTCaggctcaggaaccagagctcAAAGCCACGCTCATGTCAGGGGGAGGAGAGATAGGAATTTGGATCTCACATCTCAGCAGCTGGTGCTGTAACCGCTGGGCTGTTAGCTAAGGGATGCACTGCCTTCCTCTGCcgctctctcctcctcctcctccatgtcTTTTGTTTAAGTCGTGGAGGCAAGCTGGGCAGAAAAACCTCTGCTGGTCTGGCGTTGTACTGGAGTGATCCGCAGCAGGCCAGCTTCttgcatatttatttcatgCAGGAAGGCAGACAAAGAGAATTGCTTCGTAATGAGGATTTTCCCAGGCACAGGTCATGCCGGGTCTGAAGGCAAAGCCTGCAAGTCCGCGCTTCAGCATGAATTTCCATCTCTTTGAATTTCCAACGGGCCCAAACTGGAGCTTGTGTGCAGCGGGCACATACGGTGTGCTGGGGTCATGCTGTGAGAGCATGGAGTGCAGGACCTTGCTCTTTGCAAAGGCGATGGCACTTTGTGAAGGAAATCCTCATTAAACGTGGCCATCAATGGACTTAGGACCTGAACATGACtgcctgaaataaaataaccaaaatTCATCCTGGCATCCACATCCCCTTCGGAGCACCCCAGGATGCACACAAGGGTGTGTGCACAGAAGTATCCGTGGCTGAGTGCACGTGCCTGGGACTCTGCGTGTGCAAGAGTGTGTGTGCTTGCATGCAGCTCCCTTCCCTTGTGGGGAGCAGGGTGATGCAGGACAAGCTTCTGAAGATACCTGGCCTCAAAGCTAGAGTGGGGTTCTGggaaccccccccccgcctATGGTTTATGGATTggagatgacacaaaactgggaggagcagCTGACACACCAgagagctgtgctgccatccagagggacctggacaggctggagaaatgggctgcaGGGACCTCATGGGGTTTCCTGAGAAGGGGGTCCTTCCCACTTCTACctctctgtgattttgtgattcagACCTGGGTACTGCCTGTGACTGccagagctgcctctgcagctcgGCTGCTCCCACCAACCATCACAGCAATGCtggtgctcagcaccacaccAGGTCAGGAGATACAGTGCAGCACTGCCTTTACCAGTCACAAACCTTATGGATCCTACACTGGGCTCCCTTTTGGTCCCAGCATCCCAGTGCTCGTGCCAGTGGTTGCTGCCTGCACTGAAGAAGAGCATGGTTTACAGCCAGAGCTTAAGCTGAAACCTGGGCATGAAAGCACAAGCAAAAGCAATGATTCAGACATCACTAGGAAGCTTATTTTCCTTCCACTAAATGCCAATAAAATGCTGCTTCCAGACAACTGCTAaacccttttcctttccatccCAGAGCATTGTTGCCAGCTTTGTCAGCAGGACTTGTCTCATGGACATGGGTCATTGCGTAGATGCTAAACTGTGCTTACGGTGCATTAAAGTCCTCATTGACGATTTTACACTTCTGTGGAATCAGCATAAAGCGTGGGCGACTTCTACCAGGTAAAGGTGATTAACTGTTACCAATGAGCTGGCTACTACAGGCAGTGATTTACAGGGCTAAGATATTAATTGAAACTCGTAGTTTTATGAGGCGTTTATAAATAACCATAAGAAAATTGCAAGTGTCAGGTATTCTCTGCATGCCACCCAGGACGTGGGAGTTGGTGCACCTCAAACTTCGCGCTGTGCCTGTTGGGGGAACAAAACACCCCAGCACCTCCAAGGTGCGGATACCCCAACTGATGGGCCCAACGAGGGGTTCAGCATCACCACTGCTGAGCCACACGGGGCCCTGGCAACGTTTCAGCTTTGAGAGCTGCCACTCCATCATGCTCGTGGACCACTGCAGCTACACCACGTGCTGTAATTTTGGTAGTCTGGGCACACGTCTCCGGCTCCCTGGGATACGTGCTGGCCAGGTGGCCCCAGGACAGCAATTTGCTGTGCTGCCTAGAGCATCCCAGGCTAATATGAGCATGGACAAAGACTCGAGCAGGCTGTTTCTGTCTGTAGTGGTGGTGGCAGGACTGGGCTCTTCAGAATCTGTGTTTCAGCCTCTGGGAACCATCCTGGGTCTTGAGTAGGCTGAGAAGAGCACGAAGCTGCATCAGTGCAATATTTCACTAGCACCTTCCAGGTAACAAACACATCTTCATTTGCATCTGCTCCAGCACATGGGGACAGTGGtgccctgctgtggggctgcatcaACCCACCAGGTGCAGACACTTGTGAGGCCTAGGCAGAGTTTCCTAAAGCTGTGGTCCAGGCTCATGCAGTTTTGCTGAGACCCCTGTGCTGGGAACCCTGTGCTGAGCACcagaagaggaggctttgcaCTCTGGGCTGCAGCTTTGAGGCGTCCTGGAGCTTTGGCCAGGGCAGTGGCACCACAGGGGCGCACAGAGGTGTGCCACACCGTGTTATGGGACATGAGCCTGCATtgcagccagccatgcacccctCTGTGGCACCTGCCAGTGCCTCTTAGAGCAGCCAAAAACCTCCTGTACTGCACAGCCCATGGGGGCCACCACCTGGCCCCTGTCCAGGGCTTTGGCTGAGACACCAGAACTGCCCTTGTGAGGACACCGGTTTCACACGCTGTGCTCCAGAATGATGCTGCACAAGGGATTGCTCCGCAAAGGAGGGTGTTTGCACACTGTGGCCAAAGATGCTGTTGCTCTGCAATGTGCTAGGGGATGCTACACCTCGTAGCTCCTGGGATTAGAGGGTGAGCCCCCTGCTCGGGAAGGGCAGGGTCTCTCCCGGTGGCACAGCAGAGAGGCTGTTAGGACCCTCCGTGAGCCCCCAAAGGCTGCTGTCAGGGGCCCCTCACTCCACAGCGGCGTGGCCAGCCCAGTCCTACTGCTGCACTAACCCGAGACTCATCCTCTTGCAAAACACATGGCATGAGTGGCAGGACGGGGACAGCACGCCCGGACATCACTCACCAGCACACAGCACCCTGCACCGCACCCCAGCAAACCTTGGCACAACACGCTGTACCCATACAACCATCCCGCAGCCTGTGCAGCACTCGGGACGCATGCAAAACCCCAAAGAAGACCCCAGATGGCCATGCCACGTCCCAGGGGATACCAGCATCCCACACCATGCTCTACCAGGCCCACTCGTGGTGGGGTTGGGGGACATCCATGGACACGGGTGGGAgacgcagcagggctgggcgcTGACTCAGGGtgcggggagcagggagggaggtgcCGGGCGGGGAGGAGGGCGCCGGTTTCGGCCCCGGCgcgcagggagctgggctggcgGGGGGCCAGCACGCTGCCGGGACAGGCCGTGCTGTGGGAAGCAGGGAGTGCCGCCGTGCCCCCACCCTGGGCGCTGCCGCCCGCGGGGACGGGCAGAGCGGAGGCAGCGCCTCTGAGCGGCACCGGGTGCCCGCATGGGCATGGCCCCTCGCTTCTGCAGAAAGGGTTGGGGGATCGTTTTTTGGAGCTGTGGGGAATGGGGTGGCTCCAAGTTGTAATCTTCTGCCCTGAGTGATGTTCTCTGCCAGGGGCCATGCGTTGAGGCAGGGTGGGAATGTCACTGGCTGGACCTTTGCTGTCCTCTGGGGATTTAGGGCCATGGAAAGGCTGAGGGGCTGGAGCATcgctgctgggagcagaggctgggagctggggctgctcagcctgcagaagaggaggctcaggggctgccccgaggctgtggggtctcctccctGGGGATCTCCAAACCCGCCTGGATGTggccctgggcaccctgcttgGGGTAGCCCTGCTGGGGCAAGGAGGACCAGAGGGTCCTAAGGGGCCCTTCCCACCTCCACCCCTCCGTGACTCTCTGTCTCCATGATTTCATGCCCCAGCACTTCcagcctccccagctctccccttTTGTCCCAGGAAGGTTCCAGGCTCATCCCTCCACACCCAGGTTTTGAGGAGGTGGGTGATAGGAGGCTGGTTGCCCTCCACTTGCTGCCTCTCTGAAGCTGAGGTTTCCCCCAGCCTCGCTCCCCCAAACCTGGTGGCATGTGTTGGAGTAGGCATCGCTTGACAGGCTGCACCAGGAAACCTGCAGCATGTTCCTGCATGGCTGGGCCTGGGACAGGGGGAACAAGCAGCCCCAGCATGAAGGGAGAGGAAATTTCTTGCCAAGTGACAAGCAGCCCATGAAGCTCCACCATCCTGCGCATCCAGCCCTTCCCCATTACTTCCCCCATTAAGGGAGAAGCCTCACAGGCCAGATGCTGTTGAGCAACAGCAAGGGACAAGCCTGGTGTCTTCTGCTGGCCCACAGGCCAGATGTGTCCCAAAAACTCTCGGGAGCATGCAGCAGATGTGCCCCTGTGGGCACTGCATGTGGGAGCGTGTTAGAGAGACGCCTACAGCTAAACGAAAGGGATCTGCACCCCTGcgaggacagaaaaaaaaaaaaaaaaaaaaaaaaaaaagtctctgcaCACTGACTCACCTCCAGTCTTCGTTGGAAGCTGTCAGAAATACGCAGACGAGGGTCTGCTCCCCTTTGGTGGGTGGCAGGGCTTGGCATGGACCAAGGGGGTTGGGAACAGGGCCCCTGCCCACGTCACCCCCCACCCCTGGCACAGAGAGGTAGAGCAAAGCGAAGCAGCCATAGGACTGCAATAGGAAAAACAGGTCAGAGCACTGAGGTCCATTACAAAGCCTCCCAAGGACCACAAGGCAAGGCGCCATGTTGTGCAGGAGGCCCTGGATGGCCGCTGCCTCCTTCGTGCTCCAGGGGTGGGCGAGTGGCCGGGCCTGGCCGGGGCCTGTTTCCCCCTGGTTCAGAGCTTCAAGGTGGAGATGACACCTGCACCCCCTCACCACTCTCTTTATTTACAGACACAACACCATTCGGGGGCGTGGAGATGAGAAGCAGCACCTCATGAAGCCTCTGCCCGCCCAGAGCACGCCGTGCCTGCAGCAAGGCCCCTGCGAGCACCGTGCGGTGGGGTGGTGGGCACGGGGCAGGCCCCATGGCGTGGGGCAGGCAGCTGGCTGGCtgagcctcacctctgcctTCTGAGCCATCTATTTCCACCGGCCGCCCACCATGGTCTTCCCACGGGCAGCCTTCGAcctggaagggaaggaggaaaagatgTGCAAAAGGGCAGGAGTGAGAAGGGAAAGAGGGGAGAGGTGGGCGCCATCGGAGGTCCTGCAAAGAGGAGTGAGCCATCGCTGGTTGATGCTTGTTGCCCTGCAGTAAAGGCCTTCCTCCCCGGCATGGGGCTCAAGTGTGGTTTGGGACATTTTGGGAACAAGATCATGCATTTAGCCAGGTGTTTCCAACCAGCCCCGAACCCCTTCCCGTGCTTCTCCCTCCCAGTGATCCTTCAGAGAAGAAACGAAGGCTCTCCAGCCACAGCGGGTTAGTGATGGCTGCACGATCCTTCCCCTGAGGCCGAGAAGCTGTGAGGGTGTTAGCCAGGACCCACAGCACCGCTCTCCTTAACCAGAACCAGGGGAAGTGGCCATGGatcaggagaaggaggaggaggttcaGCTGGTCATTGACAGGCTTTTCTGGCATCCTGAGAGTCACTGACCCCCCCTTGGATGCCAGTCCCCAGGTCAGCCCCTTCCTCAGCCCCATTCTTGGACTGGTGTCAGCACCAGGGGTGCATGCAGCATTCATGCAGGGGGGCACGCAGCCTGTACTCACCCTTTGCTGCAGTTACAGGCCATGGTAgggcagaagagaagagagatttGGTGTGAGCAAGGGGGGAATGCTGCTAACTCAGGGGCAGGCTAAGCACATCCCATGCAAGGAGGCAGAGTAGGATGGGGGTGAGAGTGCAGGTTAAACATCCACCTCCACCCTGGGAGTGTTATGAAGggttccccagccctgcacaagGGGCACGGGGACTGGCTTCCCTGTATTTGCGGGGCCGCACAGCACCCACAACCCATGGGATTTCCTCTCCTGCATAAGCTGGGGTCTCCAGCACCTTCCCTGAGATGCTGGGCAGAAGCCCTGCAGGGATAGGGACAACTGGAGGCGGGCAGGACCCTGGAGGACACGAGGCTCCAGGTACAGAGATCTCTCCCTGGGGTCCGTCACCAGCCAGGGTCTCTGGGACAGGGGGAAGCCGGTGGAGCTGGGAGGCCATGGGgatctctggatggcagcagAATGGCACAGACCGAGGTCCCTGGGCCAGACCTGCAGGTCCATGAACACGGGGTGCCAGCGGGCATGAGGCAGCCAGGAGAAACacggggagggagctggggccaggggagcagggagctggaagGGCagggggtggtgaaggaggatgCTCAGCCAGCCCAGCTACTTACACCTTCTGGTGGTCACTAACGCGGTTTCGGAGGACGTTGATCTGGAAGAGAAATGCAGGTGGGTGGTGAGGCTTGGCGGGATGCCTCACACctggctggggacaggctgaAGGTGCAGCACTGCTCTCTCTTCCCCAGCCATCCCTGCCTGGGCTTTAGCACAGGGCTGTGACGTGCGGCACAGTGGGAAGCCTGTCACAAAGCAGAGTACAAgtccccaggagctgggaggccACAggaccaccagcagcagcagcagcagccacatcccGCAGCACTTCACAGCTTTGAGCCCTGCTCATTCAAATGGGAGGCAGAAGTGGCTTTGCTTTCAATTGTGTAGAGCCCCTTAGGTGTTTGTCACCCCATGGCAAGGTGGGCACGGGTCTTTTCTGACACAATCTGGTCCCTGTGACATCTCCATCAGGTACCCAACCCACCCAGTGTTCAAAACGGGGAGCTGATGGCTCAGCCAGGCACGCAGAGGGCGAGTCAGCCCGGGGAGGACCTGGTGGCTCACCTCGTATTTCTGCCGCTTGAACTTTTCCTGCAGGTCAAATTTCTCAGCCTCCAGGTCGCGGATGGTTTGCCACAGCTCCTTGGCTTTGTCCCTGTGGGAAGGGATGGGTGATGTCAGTGCAGAAAAGGGATGTGACAGCAGGGTCACCGCACGGGACGGGGCGGCGATGCCACCCCCTGCATGGCAGGGACcatctttcctcctcccccatGGGTCCCCACAGGCTCCGAGCCCAGCTGGGGACGTGCTGCCAACGATGCCAGGCCCACGCGTGTGTCAGGGCCGTGGGGACACGCGTGTCCCAGGCGTGTGAGCGTGGCTCCCTCTGATGGCCGACGCTGTCACCAGCAGCCTGGCGTGGTGGCCTGGCACAGCCACCCTGGGGTGGCACAGCCCGCGTCACCCAGCGGGTGGGACCCCGTCCGGGAcatccctcctgcagcacccctcACCTCAGCTTGTCTTCGCTGAGGTGGTCGATGTTCAGGGGCTTCCGCCGCTCACTGAggatcttcttcttcttctcccgCTCCGTTTGCTTCTTCCCCCCCTTCTTCTCTGACTGCAGAAGCCATCAGTCCACCGGAGGGAAGGAAACCCACCCccagcctctgctctgccccgtccccagctctgcctcccgGTACCCCCTGTGTTTGGCACTCCAGGAGAACACGAGGTCCTCAAGGAGATGCTGGCAGCACTGGACCAGAcacagcccccagaccccaatcccagtccctGTGGAGGGGCTCCCAGCCCACTTTGGTCACCACTGTCACCCAACCGCGGTTGCCTGTCTTCTTCTGCCCATAGGACCCCCAAGCTACCACCACCGAGCATCTGCACGGTGCTGTGGGGCCAGCCTGTGGTCGAGCCCCCCTTGGGAGCATCAACGGCTTCGCTGCAACCCCTGGGGCAGGATCGCACCTTTTGCATGTAACCCCCGAAATGCAGCATGTTGGAGAAAGCTTTTTTCTTCCGGGCTTCCTCCTCGGCCTTCTTCcgtgcctcctcttcctctttgcgAGCTCTCTCCTCCTGCCAGGGTTAGCAGTGGGTCAGGAGGGGATGGATGGAGACCTCGTGGGCCGACTTGCATGCAAAACGCAGCCCCCATGTGCTCCACGGGTGGGCTTGCATGGCGTGGACGGCCTGGGGGGGCCCAATGCCCTGCAGGAGGCCACTGCCCAAGCCCCTGTGCCCCGAGGAAGACTCACGGCCATGCGGGCTTGGCGCTCCTTCTCCCTCTCGCTGCGGATccgctgctgctctgccctctCCGCCCGccgctgctcctgcaggaggagaggaCGATGGCC from the Anas platyrhynchos isolate ZD024472 breed Pekin duck chromosome 27, IASCAAS_PekinDuck_T2T, whole genome shotgun sequence genome contains:
- the TNNT2 gene encoding troponin T, cardiac muscle isoform X7; protein product: MSDSEEVVEEYEQEQEEEYVEEGQEEQVEEAEEETEETKAEEQEDETKAPGEGESKPKPKPFMPNLVPPKIPDGERLDFDDIHRKRMEKDLNELQALIEAHFESRKKEEEELISLKDRIEQRRAERAEQQRIRSEREKERQARMAEERARKEEEEARKKAEEEARKKKAFSNMLHFGGYMQKSEKKGGKKQTEREKKKKILSERRKPLNIDHLSEDKLRDKAKELWQTIRDLEAEKFDLQEKFKRQKYEINVLRNRVSDHQKVKGSKAARGKTMVGGRWK
- the TNNT2 gene encoding troponin T, cardiac muscle isoform X6 yields the protein MSDSEEVVEEYEQEQEEEYVEEEEEEWIEEEDGQEEQVEEAEEETEETKAEEQEDETKAPGEGGEGDREQEPGEGESKPKPKPFMPNLVPPKIPDGERLDFDDIHRKRMEKDLNELQALIEAHFESRKKEEEELISLKDRIEQRRAERAEQQRIRSEREKERQARMAEERARKEEEEARKKAEEEARKKKAFSNMLHFGGYMQKSEKKGGKKQTEREKKKKILSERRKPLNIDHLSEDKLRDKAKELWQTIRDLEAEKFDLQEKFKRQKYEINVLRNRVSDHQKVKGSKAARGKTMVGGRWK
- the TNNT2 gene encoding troponin T, cardiac muscle isoform X4, giving the protein MLRNDQSGFNNLRLLSLPFLLCAHVLCEEEYVEEEEEEWIEEEDGQEEQVEEAEEETEETKAEEQEDETKAPGEGESKPKPKPFMPNLVPPKIPDGERLDFDDIHRKRMEKDLNELQALIEAHFESRKKEEEELISLKDRIEQRRAERAEQQRIRSEREKERQARMAEERARKEEEEARKKAEEEARKKKAFSNMLHFGGYMQKSEKKGGKKQTEREKKKKILSERRKPLNIDHLSEDKLRDKAKELWQTIRDLEAEKFDLQEKFKRQKYEINVLRNRVSDHQKVKGSKAARGKTMVGGRWK
- the TNNT2 gene encoding troponin T, cardiac muscle isoform X2, producing MLRNDQSGFNNLRLLSLPFLLCAHVLCEEEYVEEEEEEWIEEEDGQEEQVEEAEEETEETKAEEQEDETKAPGEGGEGDREQEPGEGESKPKPKPFMPNLVPPKIPDGERLDFDDIHRKRMEKDLNELQALIEAHFESRKKEEEELISLKDRIEQRRAERAEQQRIRSEREKERQARMAEERARKEEEEARKKAEEEARKKKAFSNMLHFGGYMQKSEKKGGKKQTEREKKKKILSERRKPLNIDHLSEDKLRDKAKELWQTIRDLEAEKFDLQEKFKRQKYEINVLRNRVSDHQKVSKAARGKTMVGGRWK
- the TNNT2 gene encoding troponin T, cardiac muscle isoform X1 — protein: MLRNDQSGFNNLRLLSLPFLLCAHVLCEEEYVEEEEEEWIEEEDGQEEQVEEAEEETEETKAEEQEDETKAPGEGGEGDREQEPGEGESKPKPKPFMPNLVPPKIPDGERLDFDDIHRKRMEKDLNELQALIEAHFESRKKEEEELISLKDRIEQRRAERAEQQRIRSEREKERQARMAEERARKEEEEARKKAEEEARKKKAFSNMLHFGGYMQKSEKKGGKKQTEREKKKKILSERRKPLNIDHLSEDKLRDKAKELWQTIRDLEAEKFDLQEKFKRQKYEINVLRNRVSDHQKVKGSKAARGKTMVGGRWK
- the TNNT2 gene encoding troponin T, cardiac muscle isoform X5; the protein is MLRNDQSGFNNLRLLSLPFLLCAHVLCEEEYVEEGQEEQVEEAEEETEETKAEEQEDETKAPGEGESKPKPKPFMPNLVPPKIPDGERLDFDDIHRKRMEKDLNELQALIEAHFESRKKEEEELISLKDRIEQRRAERAEQQRIRSEREKERQARMAEERARKEEEEARKKAEEEARKKKAFSNMLHFGGYMQKSEKKGGKKQTEREKKKKILSERRKPLNIDHLSEDKLRDKAKELWQTIRDLEAEKFDLQEKFKRQKYEINVLRNRVSDHQKVKGSKAARGKTMVGGRWK
- the TNNT2 gene encoding troponin T, cardiac muscle isoform X3; the protein is MLRNDQSGFNNLRLLSLPFLLCAHVLCEEEYVEEGQEEQVEEAEEETEETKAEEQEDETKAPGEGGEGDREQEPGEGESKPKPKPFMPNLVPPKIPDGERLDFDDIHRKRMEKDLNELQALIEAHFESRKKEEEELISLKDRIEQRRAERAEQQRIRSEREKERQARMAEERARKEEEEARKKAEEEARKKKAFSNMLHFGGYMQKSEKKGGKKQTEREKKKKILSERRKPLNIDHLSEDKLRDKAKELWQTIRDLEAEKFDLQEKFKRQKYEINVLRNRVSDHQKVKGSKAARGKTMVGGRWK